A genomic region of Lachnoclostridium edouardi contains the following coding sequences:
- the recD2 gene encoding SF1B family DNA helicase RecD2 → MATVCGFVEKIKYRNEDNGYTVLSLAAQGEEYILVGTFHFIAEGEMVEATGALTEHPIYGEQIQVESYEIKAPEDIYAMERYLASGAVKGIGPALAARIIRHFKADTFRIMEEEPERLSEVKGISEKMAMAISEQVEEKREMRQAMIYLQKYGISMNLAAKIFQQYGPRLYGIIEENPYQLADDIAGVGFKMADEIARHVGIFTDSDYRIKCGLLYTLLQAVNNGHTYLPEEELLAGAAELLGVEPQAMDKHLMDMQIEKKIVVKAEEEKRLVYGAQYYYMELNSAKMLMDLNIKGSQPEQEIRKRLKRIQKEEQISLDEQQIQAVIEAVNSGLVVITGGPGTGKTTIINTMIQYFEEEGMEILLAAPTGRAAKRMTEATGWEAKTVHRLLELTGGPEENHSAGMRFERNEENPLDADVIIIDEMSMVDIFLIHSLLKAVNVGTRLILVGDVNQLPSVGPGNVLKDIIDSGCFNVVKLTRIFRQASQSDIIVNAHKIHGGEQIPLGKRSNDFLFIKRDHPDAIITAMITLVKEKLPGYVNAQPYDIQIMTPMRKGALGVERLNEILQQYLNPPSPEKAEHEAGGCVFRVGDKVMQIKNNYQIEWEVRSRYGIPTEAGMGVFNGDVGLIREINKFAEQLTVEFDEGKMVDYSFKQLEELELAYAITIHKSQGSEYPAVVIPMYSGPRMLMTRNLIYTAVTRARACVCLVGLPDTFQSMVNNETEQRRYSGLKNRLRELKQYQEEQEDNSDFYEKAIL, encoded by the coding sequence ATGGCTACAGTCTGTGGATTTGTAGAAAAAATAAAATACCGCAACGAGGACAACGGGTACACAGTGCTCAGCCTGGCTGCCCAGGGAGAGGAATACATTCTGGTAGGCACCTTCCATTTTATTGCAGAAGGGGAGATGGTGGAGGCCACAGGAGCTTTAACAGAGCATCCTATTTATGGGGAGCAGATTCAGGTAGAAAGCTACGAAATTAAGGCGCCTGAGGACATTTATGCCATGGAAAGATATTTGGCTTCCGGAGCGGTAAAAGGGATTGGACCGGCTTTGGCTGCCAGAATCATCCGCCATTTTAAAGCGGATACTTTTAGAATTATGGAGGAGGAGCCGGAGCGTTTATCTGAGGTAAAGGGCATCAGTGAAAAAATGGCCATGGCTATTTCAGAGCAGGTAGAGGAAAAAAGGGAGATGCGCCAGGCCATGATCTATCTTCAGAAATACGGAATCTCCATGAATCTGGCTGCGAAAATTTTTCAGCAGTACGGCCCCAGGCTTTACGGAATTATAGAGGAAAATCCTTATCAGTTAGCCGACGACATTGCGGGAGTAGGCTTTAAAATGGCAGATGAAATTGCCAGACATGTAGGAATTTTCACAGACTCAGATTACCGCATTAAGTGCGGTCTTTTATATACATTGCTGCAGGCAGTGAACAACGGACATACATATCTGCCGGAGGAGGAGCTTTTGGCAGGAGCCGCCGAGCTTTTAGGAGTGGAGCCTCAGGCTATGGACAAGCATCTGATGGACATGCAGATAGAAAAGAAGATTGTGGTAAAGGCTGAGGAAGAAAAAAGGCTGGTTTACGGCGCCCAATATTATTATATGGAATTAAATTCTGCTAAAATGCTTATGGATTTAAATATTAAGGGCAGCCAGCCGGAGCAGGAAATCAGAAAACGGTTAAAGCGAATTCAGAAGGAAGAGCAGATTTCCCTGGATGAACAGCAAATTCAGGCTGTTATTGAAGCTGTAAACAGCGGTCTTGTAGTCATTACAGGAGGACCGGGAACGGGAAAAACTACTATTATTAATACAATGATTCAGTATTTTGAGGAAGAGGGAATGGAGATTCTTCTGGCGGCGCCTACAGGGAGAGCCGCTAAAAGGATGACAGAGGCTACCGGGTGGGAAGCTAAAACGGTGCACCGTCTTCTGGAGCTGACCGGCGGGCCAGAGGAAAACCACAGCGCAGGTATGAGATTTGAAAGAAATGAGGAAAATCCCCTGGATGCAGACGTAATTATTATTGATGAAATGTCTATGGTAGACATTTTTCTCATTCATTCTCTTTTAAAAGCAGTAAATGTGGGAACGCGTCTGATTTTAGTGGGGGACGTAAACCAGCTGCCGTCTGTAGGCCCTGGAAATGTGCTAAAGGACATTATTGATTCCGGGTGTTTTAACGTAGTAAAGCTGACCAGGATTTTCCGCCAGGCCTCTCAAAGCGATATTATTGTAAATGCCCACAAAATCCATGGAGGGGAACAGATTCCTTTGGGAAAACGGAGCAACGACTTTTTGTTTATAAAAAGAGACCATCCGGACGCTATTATCACCGCCATGATAACCCTTGTAAAGGAAAAGCTGCCAGGATATGTAAACGCCCAGCCTTATGATATTCAGATTATGACCCCAATGCGTAAAGGGGCCCTGGGGGTGGAGCGGTTAAATGAAATTCTGCAGCAGTATTTAAATCCGCCTTCCCCGGAAAAAGCAGAGCATGAAGCCGGAGGCTGTGTGTTCCGCGTAGGGGACAAGGTGATGCAGATTAAAAATAATTACCAGATAGAGTGGGAAGTAAGAAGCCGGTACGGCATTCCTACAGAGGCCGGCATGGGAGTATTTAACGGGGACGTAGGCCTTATCCGGGAAATCAATAAATTTGCGGAGCAGCTGACAGTAGAGTTTGACGAGGGGAAAATGGTGGATTACAGCTTTAAGCAATTAGAGGAGCTGGAGCTGGCTTACGCCATTACTATTCATAAGTCCCAGGGAAGCGAGTATCCTGCAGTAGTGATTCCCATGTACAGCGGCCCCAGAATGTTAATGACCAGAAACTTAATCTATACGGCAGTGACAAGGGCCA
- the mreB gene encoding rod shape-determining protein, translating into MMMSNDIGIDLGTASILVYIKGKGVVLKEPSVVAIDRDTNKIMAIGEEARLMIGRTPGNIVAVRPLRQGVISDYTVTEKMLKYFITKAVGKRTLRKPRISVCIPSGATEVERKAVEDATYQAGAREVTIIEEPVAAAIGAGIDISKACGNMIVDIGGGTADIAVISLGGTVVSTSIKVAGDDFDEAIVRHMRKKHNLLIGERTAEEIKINIGAAYKRPEVLTMEVRGRNLVTGLPKTIVVTSDETLEALREPALQIVDAVHNVLERTPPELAADIFDRGIVLTGGGALLSGLDSLIEEKTGITTMIAEEPLTAVAIGTGKFIEFTHGGDGKQQEY; encoded by the coding sequence ATGATGATGTCCAACGACATTGGAATTGATTTGGGAACAGCCAGTATCCTTGTCTATATTAAAGGAAAAGGCGTTGTGTTAAAGGAACCTTCCGTAGTGGCAATAGACCGCGATACTAATAAAATTATGGCTATTGGAGAAGAAGCCAGACTTATGATAGGAAGAACACCGGGAAATATTGTGGCAGTCAGACCGCTGCGTCAGGGTGTTATTTCAGATTATACAGTGACAGAAAAGATGCTGAAGTATTTTATTACAAAGGCAGTGGGAAAAAGGACTCTCCGCAAGCCCAGAATCAGCGTTTGTATCCCCAGCGGGGCTACAGAGGTAGAGAGAAAGGCAGTGGAGGACGCCACATATCAGGCTGGAGCCAGAGAGGTTACAATTATTGAGGAGCCGGTAGCGGCTGCTATTGGAGCTGGCATTGATATTTCCAAGGCCTGCGGAAACATGATCGTGGATATTGGAGGCGGTACAGCAGATATAGCCGTAATTTCCCTGGGAGGAACTGTTGTCAGCACTTCCATTAAGGTAGCGGGAGACGATTTTGACGAGGCGATTGTCCGCCACATGAGAAAAAAACATAATCTGCTGATCGGTGAAAGAACAGCTGAGGAGATTAAGATTAATATTGGAGCTGCGTATAAAAGGCCGGAAGTTCTCACTATGGAGGTAAGAGGGCGAAACCTGGTAACAGGTTTACCAAAAACCATAGTAGTTACATCTGATGAAACCTTGGAAGCTTTAAGAGAACCGGCTTTACAGATTGTGGACGCTGTTCACAATGTATTGGAGAGAACTCCACCAGAGCTGGCTGCCGATATTTTTGACAGAGGAATTGTGCTTACAGGCGGCGGTGCTCTTTTAAGCGGTTTAGATTCTCTGATTGAAGAAAAGACAGGCATCACAACAATGATTGCAGAGGAGCCTTTAACGGCCGTGGCTATTGGGACAGGCAAGTTCATTGAGTTCACTCACGGCGGAGACGGAAAACAGCAGGAATATTAA
- a CDS encoding ABC-F family ATP-binding cassette domain-containing protein — translation MSILNVEHLSHGFGDRAIFQDVSFRLLKGEHIGLVGANGEGKSTFMSIITDKLMPDEGKVEWSKNVRVGYLDQHAALEKGMTIRDVLKNAFEFLFEMEAQMNEICDKMGEASEEEMTSMMEELGTIQDLLMAHDFYIIDSKVEEVARALGLNDIGLDKDVSQLSGGQRTKVLMGKLLLEKPDILLLDEPTNYLDAEHIEWLKRYLQEYENAFILISHDIPFLNSVVNLIYHMENQKLDRYVGDYYKFQEVYEVKKTQLEAAYRRQQQEIAQLEDFVARNKARVSTRNMAMSRQKKLDKMEVIELAREKPKPEFHFMEARAAGKYIFETKDLVIGYDEPLSKPLNLSMERGSKIVLRGANGIGKTTLLKSILGLIPPLDGKAELGDYLYPGYFEQEMAPGNTTTCIEEIWKEFPSYTQYQVRSALAKCGLTTKHIESQVRVLSGGEQAKVRLCKLINRETNVLLLDEPTNHLDVDAKEELKRALKAYKGSILLICHEPEFYEDIATEVWDCSQWSLKL, via the coding sequence ATGAGTATTTTAAATGTAGAGCACCTGAGCCATGGGTTTGGCGACAGGGCTATTTTTCAGGATGTGTCTTTTAGACTGTTAAAGGGAGAGCACATTGGGCTTGTTGGAGCAAACGGAGAGGGAAAATCTACTTTTATGAGCATTATTACAGATAAGCTGATGCCTGACGAGGGAAAAGTAGAATGGTCTAAAAATGTACGTGTAGGTTATCTGGACCAGCACGCAGCGCTGGAAAAGGGAATGACTATCAGAGACGTACTAAAAAACGCATTTGAATTTTTGTTTGAAATGGAAGCGCAGATGAATGAAATCTGTGACAAAATGGGGGAGGCCTCAGAAGAAGAAATGACCTCCATGATGGAAGAGCTGGGAACTATTCAGGATCTGCTTATGGCCCATGATTTTTATATTATAGATTCTAAGGTGGAGGAGGTAGCCAGAGCCTTAGGGTTAAACGACATCGGCCTGGACAAGGATGTTTCCCAGCTGTCTGGAGGGCAGAGGACAAAGGTGCTTATGGGCAAGCTGCTTTTGGAAAAACCGGATATTCTTCTTTTAGACGAGCCTACCAACTATTTGGACGCAGAGCATATTGAGTGGCTGAAAAGATATCTTCAGGAATATGAAAATGCATTTATTCTTATTTCCCATGATATCCCGTTTTTAAACAGTGTGGTCAATTTGATTTATCACATGGAAAATCAGAAGCTGGACCGTTATGTGGGAGATTATTATAAGTTCCAGGAGGTATATGAGGTAAAGAAAACTCAGCTGGAGGCGGCTTACCGCAGACAGCAGCAGGAAATTGCGCAGCTGGAGGATTTTGTAGCCAGAAATAAAGCCCGGGTATCTACCAGGAACATGGCTATGTCCCGCCAGAAAAAGCTGGATAAAATGGAGGTTATTGAGCTGGCCAGAGAAAAGCCAAAGCCGGAGTTTCATTTTATGGAGGCCAGGGCGGCGGGAAAATATATATTTGAGACAAAAGATCTTGTTATTGGATATGACGAGCCTTTGTCAAAGCCCTTAAATCTTTCTATGGAGCGGGGGAGCAAGATTGTGCTTCGGGGAGCCAACGGAATTGGAAAAACCACTTTGCTGAAAAGCATTTTAGGCCTGATTCCTCCCCTGGATGGAAAAGCAGAGCTGGGAGATTACTTATATCCAGGATATTTTGAGCAGGAAATGGCTCCGGGAAATACTACCACATGTATAGAAGAAATATGGAAGGAGTTCCCTTCGTATACTCAATATCAGGTGCGGTCCGCCCTGGCCAAGTGCGGTCTGACAACAAAGCATATTGAAAGCCAGGTAAGGGTTCTCAGCGGAGGCGAGCAGGCAAAGGTGCGCCTGTGCAAATTGATTAACAGGGAGACAAATGTGCTGCTTTTAGACGAGCCTACCAACCATTTGGACGTGGACGCTAAAGAAGAACTGAAAAGAGCTTTAAAAGCGTATAAGGGAAGTATTCTTTTGATCTGCCATGAGCCGGAGTTTTATGAGGATATTGCAACTGAGGTGTGGGACTGCAGCCAGTGGAGCTTAAAGCTGTAA
- a CDS encoding putative ABC transporter permease: MYHYSFLQWLAFFYIYSFFGWIFESSYVSVKNRRLVNRGFLRLPLLPLYGTGAVMMLWVSLPVQNHLFLVYISGVIAATILEYITGCVMEHLFKIKYWDYSDQRFQYKGYICLSSSIAWGFLTILLTEILHRPVSDLVLHLTLPELTAGVCIISVFFVCDTFQSVREALKLGQTLESLTQLKTELEELQVQLALLKAETTAKLSQAKEDRMEDLNLRIQHLTNKRREFTSHISFYHRGLLKGNPSAVSKRFNAALLELKDFAAKRRTPK, encoded by the coding sequence ATGTATCATTATTCTTTTCTCCAATGGCTTGCATTTTTTTACATTTATTCATTTTTCGGCTGGATATTTGAATCTTCTTATGTGTCTGTCAAAAACCGCCGTCTGGTAAACAGAGGCTTTCTCAGACTGCCTCTTCTGCCCCTTTACGGCACAGGCGCCGTTATGATGCTGTGGGTTTCCCTGCCTGTGCAGAACCATCTTTTTCTGGTGTATATTTCCGGAGTTATTGCAGCTACAATTTTAGAGTATATTACAGGCTGTGTGATGGAACATTTATTTAAAATTAAATATTGGGATTACAGTGACCAGCGCTTTCAATATAAAGGCTATATATGCCTAAGCTCCTCTATTGCCTGGGGTTTTTTAACAATTCTGCTTACAGAAATCCTGCATCGTCCTGTTTCAGACCTGGTGCTTCACCTGACTCTTCCGGAGCTGACTGCCGGAGTATGTATAATCAGTGTTTTCTTTGTCTGCGATACCTTCCAGTCAGTCCGGGAGGCCTTAAAGCTGGGACAGACTTTGGAGTCTTTAACGCAGCTTAAAACAGAGCTGGAAGAGCTTCAGGTTCAGTTAGCTCTCCTCAAGGCTGAAACAACCGCCAAATTATCTCAGGCCAAGGAAGACCGTATGGAAGATTTGAATCTGCGCATTCAGCATCTTACAAATAAGCGAAGGGAATTTACGTCTCATATCAGCTTTTATCACCGCGGTCTTTTAAAAGGAAATCCTTCTGCCGTGTCCAAACGTTTTAATGCGGCATTGTTGGAGCTAAAAGATTTTGCAGCAAAGCGCAGAACCCCTAAATAG
- a CDS encoding M56 family metallopeptidase, translating to MTWIFEGNWMIVLLNLSFTGGCVALAVWLLRLVMKGMPKIYAYALWSLVLFRLFCPFTLESPFSLLPVNPEPVKQEMIYEAVPEVKSGIFFLDQPVNHMLEQTASIKPETSASPLQIWLEVGKVIWAVGVILFFGGQFISYRRLMKKLSTAVKVSGEDENVYISPYIASPLVAGIFKPRIYLPEGLEEEEKIYVLAHERVHIRRKDYLFKIAGFIALTIHWFNPVIWVSYYFMCKDMEMSCDERVVKELGKDRKKEYSETLLRFAEKSSGLLSLAFGESHTKSRIKNILKYKKPAAGITSGAFILLGLAGCTLLTNPEGTAAEENSQAISIIGGADGPTSIFLAGKISDDDQSVEYSPVDRADLANVTMNQTERDVSLDYVSQVQGQMVFHGPWGIFVYEKQNGKWQEAHSIDMKKVDSDYMGDGKSTRVIAGSTGIFIGNKTDTGWEGEPYYYDYDTKQLWQGEDFIDLMNALPEPESVGPDKRFQILENEETKEKGMPYDYGVYLMEGEHLGVLAAYGNRALDLWFSDVDLETHSMTQAYLFHGDGQETEYQEDVREFLFTYQGYDYFLRIHEEKTGDGGGPLRKEIIRTTGNGSVEVLDTLVAGSTQGPEASDQTFRVALAGGRLIYPGMKDDSAQAMKDSRLISINLDGSDRQTAGEDRMPYGVFHQLCTDNGYVYFEGWTNAGEFPRPIYRATPDLRTIEKIGDIDGSLLTVYDGTFYFMSTEPEIRYARLEEGNETVIFSKDPYSAKEYECLKAYNDGNGNLQIEIVKSDTRYTEQEEMVKASYKLDSTEHVKERLKAGE from the coding sequence ATGACTTGGATATTTGAGGGGAACTGGATGATCGTCCTTTTAAATCTTAGCTTTACAGGAGGCTGCGTGGCCCTGGCTGTATGGCTTCTCAGACTGGTTATGAAAGGGATGCCTAAAATATATGCGTATGCCCTGTGGAGCCTTGTGCTGTTTCGCTTGTTCTGCCCCTTTACTTTAGAATCGCCCTTCAGCCTGCTTCCTGTAAATCCGGAGCCGGTAAAGCAGGAGATGATATATGAGGCGGTGCCTGAGGTGAAATCCGGAATTTTCTTTCTGGATCAGCCTGTAAATCACATGCTGGAGCAAACTGCCTCAATAAAACCGGAAACTTCGGCTTCCCCTTTGCAGATATGGCTGGAGGTAGGAAAAGTAATTTGGGCCGTGGGAGTAATCTTATTTTTCGGAGGCCAGTTTATCAGCTACAGAAGATTAATGAAAAAGCTGTCTACAGCAGTGAAGGTTTCAGGGGAAGATGAAAATGTTTATATTTCTCCTTATATAGCCTCCCCTTTGGTGGCAGGTATATTTAAGCCCAGGATTTACCTTCCTGAGGGACTGGAGGAAGAAGAAAAAATATATGTGCTGGCCCATGAAAGGGTGCATATCAGAAGAAAAGATTATTTATTTAAGATAGCAGGATTTATAGCCCTGACAATACATTGGTTTAATCCGGTAATATGGGTATCTTACTATTTCATGTGTAAGGACATGGAAATGTCATGCGATGAAAGGGTGGTAAAAGAATTGGGGAAAGACAGAAAAAAGGAATATTCGGAAACATTGCTGCGGTTTGCGGAGAAAAGCAGCGGGCTTTTATCCCTGGCTTTTGGGGAAAGCCATACAAAATCCAGAATTAAAAATATTCTGAAATATAAAAAACCGGCTGCGGGAATTACGTCAGGAGCTTTTATACTTTTAGGCCTGGCAGGGTGCACATTGCTGACAAATCCAGAAGGCACTGCAGCAGAAGAAAATTCCCAGGCTATTTCCATTATAGGAGGAGCCGACGGCCCAACTTCTATATTTTTGGCAGGAAAAATTTCAGATGATGATCAGTCTGTAGAATACAGCCCTGTAGACAGAGCTGACCTGGCTAATGTGACAATGAATCAAACAGAAAGAGACGTTTCCTTAGATTATGTTTCCCAGGTTCAGGGACAAATGGTATTTCACGGTCCATGGGGAATTTTTGTGTATGAGAAGCAAAACGGAAAATGGCAGGAAGCCCATTCTATAGATATGAAGAAGGTGGATTCTGACTATATGGGGGACGGAAAAAGTACCAGGGTAATCGCCGGCAGCACAGGAATCTTTATAGGAAATAAAACAGATACTGGCTGGGAAGGGGAGCCCTACTACTATGATTACGATACAAAACAGCTTTGGCAGGGAGAGGACTTTATAGATTTGATGAATGCGCTGCCTGAGCCTGAGTCAGTAGGTCCGGACAAACGGTTTCAGATCCTGGAAAATGAAGAGACAAAGGAAAAGGGGATGCCTTATGATTACGGAGTGTATTTAATGGAAGGAGAGCATTTGGGAGTGCTGGCGGCATATGGAAACAGGGCGCTGGATTTGTGGTTCTCAGATGTAGACCTAGAAACCCACAGTATGACTCAGGCCTATTTGTTTCACGGAGACGGACAGGAGACAGAGTATCAGGAAGATGTAAGAGAGTTTTTATTTACCTATCAGGGATATGATTATTTCCTGAGAATCCATGAAGAAAAAACAGGAGATGGCGGGGGGCCTTTAAGAAAAGAAATAATAAGAACAACAGGTAATGGAAGTGTGGAGGTGTTAGATACCTTAGTGGCAGGCAGCACACAAGGGCCAGAAGCTTCAGATCAGACCTTTCGGGTGGCTTTAGCCGGGGGACGGCTGATTTATCCTGGAATGAAGGACGACAGCGCTCAGGCTATGAAAGACTCCAGACTAATTAGCATTAACCTGGACGGCAGCGACCGCCAGACAGCAGGGGAGGACAGAATGCCTTATGGTGTGTTCCACCAGCTGTGTACAGACAATGGATATGTATATTTTGAGGGATGGACAAACGCAGGAGAATTCCCGCGCCCCATTTACAGGGCCACCCCGGATTTAAGAACAATAGAGAAAATCGGAGATATTGACGGAAGTCTGCTGACTGTTTACGACGGCACCTTTTACTTTATGAGCACAGAGCCAGAAATCAGATACGCCAGATTGGAGGAGGGAAATGAAACGGTGATTTTCAGCAAAGATCCCTACTCTGCGAAAGAATATGAATGTCTGAAGGCTTACAATGACGGAAACGGAAATCTTCAGATAGAAATAGTAAAATCAGATACCAGGTATACAGAGCAGGAGGAAATGGTAAAGGCTTCGTATAAACTGGATAGTACAGAGCACGTAAAAGAGCGGCTGAAGGCCGGAGAATAA
- a CDS encoding BlaI/MecI/CopY family transcriptional regulator, whose amino-acid sequence MEELRLFDAEYRFMELIWDMEPVRSMDLAKKAFQELGWKKSTCYTVLKKLVERGFVENDHAVVQALIAREQVQRYESQVLLDKSFGGSLPAFLTLFLKDRKLSKKEAEEIKKMIEEVEE is encoded by the coding sequence ATGGAAGAATTAAGATTATTTGATGCAGAGTATCGTTTTATGGAATTAATTTGGGATATGGAGCCGGTGCGGTCTATGGATCTTGCCAAAAAAGCTTTCCAGGAGCTAGGATGGAAAAAGTCTACATGCTATACAGTGCTTAAAAAATTGGTGGAAAGAGGTTTTGTGGAAAATGATCACGCAGTAGTTCAGGCTTTAATTGCCAGGGAGCAGGTACAAAGATACGAAAGTCAGGTTTTGTTGGATAAAAGCTTTGGAGGTTCACTGCCTGCGTTCCTTACTTTATTTCTCAAGGACAGAAAGCTGTCTAAAAAAGAGGCGGAGGAAATTAAAAAAATGATAGAGGAGGTGGAGGAATGA